The Azospirillum brasilense genome window below encodes:
- a CDS encoding TrkH family potassium uptake protein has product MGNGVGNGIALGPVFHIIGILLTILGLGMLVPALADAAVGNRDWMAFVGSSAATLAVSGGMVLATSSKEHTRFTVKQHFLLTTLSWCVLAAFGALPFMISAARLPFTDAYYEAMSGLSTTGGTVIVGLDDAPPGVLLWRSLLNWFGGVGIIVMAIAVLPILRVGGMQLFRTESSDKGDKPFATVQDTAGAIAMIYLALTVLSAVAYHLAGMTWFDAINHAMASVATGGFSTKDASLGWFDSHAVLWVATFSMICGALPLTWYIRLLRGQRNAPLSGDSQVNALLAILLVAGVAMTLWAFTVVGLPFPDALSHSAVNVTSIITGTGFVSTDYSTWGSFAVVAFFFFYFIGGCTGSTAGSIKVFRWQVLALSMLNQMQRMLKPNRVLVPLYQGKVLDEDVVGSVINLAFAFMAAFGILSLLVAAMGVDYLSAASAVASALANAGPGLGPVVGPAGTMAPLPDAAKWVLSFAMLLGRLEVFTVLVLILPSFWRD; this is encoded by the coding sequence TTGGGCAATGGCGTCGGCAATGGAATTGCGCTGGGACCGGTCTTCCACATCATCGGGATTCTTTTGACCATCCTCGGGCTCGGCATGCTGGTGCCGGCCTTGGCCGATGCCGCCGTGGGCAACCGCGACTGGATGGCCTTTGTCGGCTCCAGCGCGGCGACGCTGGCGGTCAGCGGCGGCATGGTCCTGGCGACGTCGAGCAAGGAGCACACACGCTTCACCGTAAAGCAGCATTTCCTGCTGACCACGCTGTCCTGGTGCGTCCTGGCCGCCTTCGGCGCCCTGCCCTTCATGATCTCGGCCGCCCGCCTGCCCTTCACCGACGCCTATTACGAGGCGATGTCGGGCCTTTCCACCACCGGCGGAACGGTGATCGTCGGGCTGGACGACGCCCCGCCGGGGGTCCTGCTGTGGCGGTCCTTGCTCAACTGGTTCGGCGGGGTCGGCATCATCGTCATGGCCATCGCGGTGCTGCCCATCCTGCGGGTCGGCGGCATGCAATTGTTCCGCACCGAGTCCTCCGACAAGGGCGACAAGCCCTTCGCCACGGTGCAGGACACCGCCGGCGCCATCGCCATGATCTATCTGGCGCTGACCGTCCTGTCGGCCGTGGCCTATCATCTGGCCGGCATGACGTGGTTCGACGCGATCAACCACGCCATGGCGTCCGTCGCCACCGGCGGCTTCTCGACCAAGGACGCCTCGCTCGGCTGGTTCGATTCCCACGCGGTGCTGTGGGTGGCGACCTTTTCGATGATCTGCGGGGCCTTGCCGCTGACCTGGTACATCCGCCTGCTGCGCGGCCAGCGCAACGCGCCGCTCTCCGGCGACAGCCAGGTGAACGCGCTGCTGGCGATCCTGCTGGTGGCCGGCGTCGCCATGACCCTGTGGGCCTTCACCGTGGTCGGCCTGCCCTTCCCGGATGCGCTCAGCCATTCGGCGGTGAACGTCACCTCGATCATCACCGGGACCGGATTCGTCTCCACCGACTATTCGACCTGGGGCAGCTTCGCCGTCGTCGCCTTTTTCTTCTTCTACTTCATCGGCGGCTGCACCGGATCGACGGCGGGGTCGATCAAGGTCTTCCGCTGGCAGGTGCTGGCGCTGTCGATGCTGAACCAGATGCAGCGGATGCTGAAGCCGAACCGCGTGCTGGTCCCGCTCTATCAGGGCAAGGTGCTGGACGAGGATGTGGTCGGCTCCGTCATCAACCTCGCCTTCGCCTTCATGGCGGCCTTCGGCATCCTGTCGCTCCTGGTCGCCGCGATGGGCGTTGACTATCTGAGCGCGGCCAGCGCCGTCGCCTCGGCACTGGCCAACGCCGGACCGGGGCTGGGGCCGGTGGTCGGCCCGGCGGGCACCATGGCCCCCCTGCCCGACGCCGCGAAATGGGTGCTGAGCTTCGCCATGCTGCTGGGCCGGCTGGAGGTCTTCACCGTGCTGGTGCTGATCCTGCCGAGCTTCTGGCGGGATTGA
- a CDS encoding ATP phosphoribosyltransferase regulatory subunit, which yields MPADSLSSALLPAGLHDVLPPEAAHEAAAVARLLADFTAHGYERVEPPLVEFEDNLLSGSGAAMAKQTFRLMDPLSQRMMAVRADITPQIVRIATTRLKNGARPVRLCYAGPVLRVKGSQLRPERQITQVGVELIGPLEAEADAEVILLAAHALEGVGVRHLSVDLCVPTMVARVCRGLGLGEEETARLREALDKKDAAAVSAVGGPAASLLQTLMAASGPAERAMEVLSALPLPETAEKDRRRLTDALRLLRAARPDLTITVDLVEHRGFEYQTGLSFTLFARDVRGELGAGGRYRAGVRPGVEEEGEPGTGFTLYMDTLLRAVPAPEPAKRVYVPHGTSWAAAGKLRAEGWVTVAGLAPVADAAAEARRLDCGHRLDGGTVTPLT from the coding sequence ATGCCCGCTGATTCCCTGAGCTCCGCCCTGTTGCCCGCCGGCCTGCACGACGTGCTGCCGCCCGAAGCGGCGCACGAAGCGGCGGCGGTGGCGCGCCTGCTGGCGGACTTCACCGCCCACGGCTACGAGCGCGTCGAGCCGCCGCTCGTCGAGTTCGAGGACAATCTGCTGTCCGGCTCCGGCGCCGCCATGGCGAAGCAGACCTTCCGGCTGATGGACCCGCTGTCGCAGCGCATGATGGCCGTGCGCGCCGACATCACCCCGCAGATCGTGCGCATCGCCACCACCCGCCTGAAGAACGGCGCCCGCCCGGTGCGGCTGTGCTACGCCGGGCCGGTGCTGCGCGTGAAGGGCTCGCAGCTCCGTCCCGAGCGGCAGATCACCCAGGTCGGCGTCGAGCTGATCGGCCCGCTGGAGGCCGAGGCGGACGCCGAGGTGATCCTGCTCGCCGCCCACGCCCTGGAAGGGGTGGGGGTGCGGCACCTGTCGGTGGACCTCTGCGTGCCGACCATGGTGGCGCGGGTCTGCCGCGGCCTGGGTCTCGGCGAGGAGGAAACGGCCCGCCTGCGCGAGGCGCTGGACAAGAAGGACGCCGCGGCGGTGAGCGCGGTCGGCGGTCCGGCGGCCTCGCTGCTGCAAACGCTGATGGCGGCTTCCGGCCCGGCGGAGCGCGCCATGGAGGTGCTGTCGGCGCTGCCGCTGCCGGAAACGGCGGAAAAGGACCGGCGCCGCCTGACCGACGCCCTGCGTCTGCTGCGCGCCGCGCGCCCCGATCTGACGATCACCGTCGATCTGGTGGAGCACCGCGGCTTCGAATACCAGACCGGCCTCAGCTTCACCCTGTTCGCGCGCGACGTGCGCGGCGAGCTGGGGGCGGGGGGCCGCTACCGCGCCGGGGTGCGTCCGGGCGTGGAGGAGGAGGGCGAGCCGGGGACCGGCTTCACCCTCTACATGGACACGCTCCTGCGCGCCGTTCCGGCGCCGGAGCCGGCCAAGCGCGTTTATGTGCCGCATGGCACCTCCTGGGCCGCGGCGGGCAAGCTGCGCGCCGAGGGTTGGGTCACCGTGGCGGGGCTGGCCCCCGTGGCGGACGCGGCGGCGGAGGCCCGGCGGCTGGACTGCGGTCACCGTCTGGACGGCGGCACGGTCACGCCGCTGACTTGA
- a CDS encoding phosphoserine transaminase: protein MKPARRPSNPLFSSGPCAKRPGWSLDALDGALLGRSHRSKPGKAKLKEVIDLTRAVLAIPGDYRIGIVPASDTGAVEMALWNLLGERGVDMMAWESFGKEWVTDVTKQLRLSDVRTIQAPYGELPDLSQADFSRDVVFTWNGTTSGVRVPDGDWIPADRQGLSICDATSAAFAMDIPWSKIDVATWSWQKVLGGEAAHGMLVLSPRAVARLESFQPDRPLPKIFRLTSGGKLIEGIFVGDTINTPSMLCVEDAIDGLRWSLSVGGLTQLIRRSEQNLRIVSEWVAASTWAGFLGDDPATRSCTSICLRFTDPEVTALTPEAQADFAKKLSALLEQEEAAFDAGSYRDAPPGLRLWGGATVENEDMEAVLPWLDWAFATVKAETFGR from the coding sequence ATGAAGCCCGCCCGCCGGCCGTCGAACCCGCTGTTTTCCTCCGGCCCCTGCGCCAAGCGGCCCGGCTGGTCGCTGGACGCCCTGGACGGCGCGCTGCTCGGCCGCTCCCACCGCTCGAAGCCGGGCAAGGCGAAGCTGAAGGAGGTCATCGACCTCACCCGCGCCGTGCTGGCGATTCCCGGCGACTACCGCATCGGCATCGTTCCGGCCTCCGACACCGGGGCGGTGGAGATGGCGCTGTGGAACCTGCTGGGTGAGCGCGGCGTCGACATGATGGCCTGGGAGAGCTTCGGCAAGGAGTGGGTGACCGACGTCACCAAGCAGCTCCGCCTGTCCGATGTGCGGACCATCCAGGCCCCCTACGGCGAACTGCCGGACCTGTCGCAGGCCGATTTCAGCCGCGACGTGGTGTTCACCTGGAACGGCACGACGTCGGGCGTGCGGGTGCCGGACGGCGACTGGATTCCGGCGGACCGCCAGGGCTTGTCGATCTGCGACGCGACCTCCGCCGCCTTCGCCATGGACATTCCCTGGAGCAAGATCGACGTCGCCACCTGGTCCTGGCAGAAGGTGCTGGGCGGCGAGGCCGCGCATGGCATGCTGGTGCTCAGCCCGCGCGCCGTGGCGCGGCTGGAGAGCTTCCAGCCCGACCGCCCGCTGCCCAAGATTTTCCGCCTGACCAGTGGCGGCAAGCTGATCGAGGGCATCTTCGTCGGTGACACCATCAACACGCCGTCCATGCTCTGTGTGGAGGACGCCATCGACGGGCTGCGCTGGTCGCTGTCGGTCGGCGGGCTGACCCAGCTCATCCGCCGGTCGGAGCAGAACCTGCGCATCGTCTCGGAGTGGGTGGCGGCCTCGACCTGGGCCGGCTTCCTGGGGGACGATCCGGCGACGCGCTCCTGCACCTCGATCTGCCTGCGCTTCACCGACCCCGAGGTGACCGCCCTGACGCCGGAGGCCCAGGCGGACTTCGCCAAGAAGCTCTCAGCACTTCTGGAGCAGGAAGAGGCCGCCTTCGACGCCGGTTCCTACCGCGACGCCCCTCCGGGCCTGCGCCTGTGGGGCGGCGCCACGGTGGAGAACGAGGATATGGAGGCGGTCCTGCCCTGGCTCGACTGGGCCTTCGCCACGGTCAAGGCGGAGACCTTCGGGCGCTGA
- a CDS encoding sialidase family protein has translation MLDSLSHRIVYSDRRFYASFPSAATLADGRVLVAFRRARDHRWLHGETAEGSGDFTSVDHVDSRSHLVIQRFTPDFEPEGAPQPLPTDPEAGDQDPSLLALRSGRIVLGSFGWYPMSARHGLRLREKGVHLLGNAETSGTFFLFWGGSTRVSDDGGRRWSDHRYLPELPDQGPILPGLRPMLGGAVRGRAVEAPDGTLLMATYTGGPYTSYLFASRDCGESWALRSTIARDPAGRAGFCETALHLTADGQLVAFHRTTGLGDRLATSVSRDLGESWAPWIESAVIGHPYDACPLPDGRLLVVYGYRHQPYGVRARVWDSRRETLESAPEVVIRDDAPSPDVGYPWATVLADGRVAVCYYICDAAGIRHIQATLLRVSG, from the coding sequence ATGCTCGACAGTCTTTCCCATCGCATCGTCTACAGCGACCGGCGCTTCTACGCGTCCTTCCCGTCCGCGGCGACGTTGGCCGATGGGCGGGTGCTGGTGGCCTTCCGGCGCGCCCGCGACCATCGTTGGCTGCACGGGGAGACGGCGGAGGGCAGCGGCGACTTCACCAGCGTCGACCATGTGGACTCGCGCTCCCACCTCGTGATCCAGCGCTTCACCCCGGATTTCGAGCCTGAGGGCGCGCCGCAGCCGCTGCCCACCGATCCGGAGGCCGGCGACCAGGACCCCAGCCTGCTGGCCCTGCGTTCGGGGCGGATCGTCCTGGGCAGCTTCGGCTGGTACCCGATGTCGGCGCGCCACGGCCTGCGGCTGCGCGAGAAGGGCGTCCACCTGCTGGGCAACGCCGAAACGTCGGGCACCTTCTTCCTGTTCTGGGGCGGCAGCACCCGGGTCAGCGACGACGGCGGGCGGCGCTGGTCGGACCACCGCTACCTGCCGGAATTGCCGGACCAGGGCCCGATCCTGCCCGGCCTGCGCCCGATGCTGGGCGGGGCCGTGCGCGGGCGGGCGGTGGAGGCACCGGACGGCACGCTGCTGATGGCGACCTACACCGGCGGCCCCTACACCAGCTACCTGTTCGCCTCGCGTGATTGCGGGGAAAGCTGGGCTCTGCGCAGCACCATCGCGCGCGACCCCGCGGGGCGGGCCGGTTTCTGCGAGACCGCCCTGCACCTGACCGCGGACGGACAGTTGGTCGCCTTCCATCGCACCACCGGGTTGGGCGACCGCCTCGCCACCTCGGTTTCCCGCGATCTCGGGGAAAGCTGGGCACCGTGGATCGAGAGCGCGGTCATCGGGCATCCCTACGACGCCTGTCCGCTGCCGGACGGGCGGCTGCTCGTCGTCTACGGTTACCGCCACCAGCCCTACGGCGTGCGCGCCCGCGTCTGGGACAGCCGGCGGGAGACGCTGGAAAGCGCACCGGAAGTGGTGATCCGCGACGACGCCCCGTCGCCCGACGTCGGCTATCCCTGGGCGACCGTGCTGGCGGACGGGCGGGTGGCGGTCTGCTATTACATCTGCGACGCGGCGGGCATCCGCCACATCCAGGCGACGCTGCTGCGCGTGAGCGGCTGA
- a CDS encoding serine/threonine protein kinase: MPSDAMTAAAADRMMANAEPVKLAERYEIHPSAPLAALNAIGGNAYTAKPLRDKRSEAFAIIGHGATLARTDIAATIASLDNQAHMRLLDWGMVDWPASQGRRLCMIFERPAGKRLMNSLTEAADPIPEDHLTRQIIHPLVAALKELSSRGVVHGAIRPTNLYYRDLASSSLMLGECLSTPPGYGQSVLLETVERGMASPAGRGTGTMADDLYSLGVTLLLLLLGRNPVGAAEDEAILQAKIERGSYPALVGQMRLPLAISEVIRGLLVDDPKQRWTLQDLDLWVAGRRLSPKQPQVPRRAARPLEFQGQDYWHCRTLARAFARHVAPAATVIEGGELDKWLRRSMGDDARAEAVANAVQTASTTGKGGSMAERLVARVCMALDPGAPIRYRGKAMMPDGIGTMLADAFLRGESPQPSAEVLANQLPMFWVSVQSDFKPEFVPMVQNFDQVRGLLDRTGHGLGVERVLYEMNPTMPCISPLVAKQMPTTPAELLRALDWTGAGSERHKDPIDRHIAAFLAVRHRRTDEMLYTQLGSSIEPMRRVIAMLTILADVQARTGTDSLSHLAAWVVSLLDPAFRRFHSRPHQDNVRKQADSAAHNGRLGDLLKIVDDPEALRRDKLEFEAGQIAYREADAEINKLRQSIGDRNSIIESSGRQVAAIVSSLLSTILVGGIILFFAF; the protein is encoded by the coding sequence ATGCCATCCGATGCCATGACCGCAGCCGCCGCGGATCGGATGATGGCGAACGCCGAGCCGGTCAAGCTGGCCGAGCGGTACGAAATCCACCCCAGCGCGCCGCTCGCCGCGCTCAACGCCATCGGCGGCAACGCCTACACGGCCAAGCCGCTGCGTGACAAGCGGTCCGAAGCCTTCGCCATCATCGGCCACGGCGCCACGCTGGCCCGCACCGACATCGCCGCGACCATCGCCAGCCTCGACAACCAGGCCCACATGCGCCTCCTCGACTGGGGGATGGTGGATTGGCCGGCGAGCCAGGGGCGCCGCCTCTGCATGATCTTCGAGCGTCCGGCGGGCAAGCGGCTGATGAACAGCCTGACCGAGGCCGCGGACCCGATCCCCGAAGACCATCTGACCCGCCAGATCATCCATCCGCTGGTCGCGGCGCTGAAGGAGCTGTCGAGCCGCGGCGTGGTCCATGGCGCGATCCGCCCGACCAACCTCTACTACCGCGATCTGGCCTCCAGCAGCCTGATGCTGGGCGAATGCCTGTCCACCCCGCCCGGCTACGGCCAGTCGGTCCTGCTGGAGACGGTGGAACGCGGCATGGCCTCGCCCGCCGGGCGCGGCACCGGCACCATGGCCGACGACCTCTACTCGCTGGGCGTCACGCTGCTGCTCCTGCTGCTGGGACGCAACCCGGTGGGGGCGGCGGAGGACGAGGCGATCCTCCAGGCCAAGATCGAGCGCGGGTCCTACCCGGCGCTGGTCGGCCAGATGCGCCTGCCGCTGGCCATCAGCGAGGTGATCCGCGGCCTGCTGGTGGACGATCCCAAGCAGCGCTGGACGCTTCAGGACCTCGACCTCTGGGTCGCCGGGCGGCGTCTCAGCCCGAAGCAGCCGCAGGTGCCGCGCCGCGCCGCCCGACCGCTGGAGTTCCAGGGGCAGGATTACTGGCATTGCCGCACGCTGGCCCGCGCCTTCGCCCGCCATGTGGCGCCGGCGGCCACGGTCATCGAGGGCGGCGAGCTGGACAAGTGGCTGCGCCGCTCCATGGGCGACGACGCGCGGGCGGAGGCGGTGGCGAACGCGGTGCAGACCGCCTCGACCACCGGCAAGGGCGGCAGCATGGCCGAACGGCTGGTCGCCCGCGTCTGCATGGCGCTGGACCCCGGCGCGCCCATCCGCTACCGCGGCAAGGCGATGATGCCCGACGGCATCGGCACCATGCTGGCCGACGCCTTCCTGCGCGGCGAGTCGCCGCAGCCGTCGGCGGAAGTCCTGGCCAACCAGCTTCCCATGTTCTGGGTGAGCGTGCAGAGCGACTTCAAGCCGGAGTTCGTGCCGATGGTGCAGAACTTTGATCAGGTCCGCGGTTTGCTGGACCGCACGGGCCACGGTCTGGGGGTGGAGCGCGTCCTGTACGAGATGAACCCGACCATGCCCTGCATCAGCCCGCTCGTCGCCAAGCAGATGCCGACCACCCCGGCGGAACTGCTGCGCGCGCTCGACTGGACGGGGGCGGGCAGCGAGCGGCACAAGGACCCCATCGACCGCCACATCGCCGCCTTCCTGGCGGTGCGGCACCGGCGGACCGACGAGATGCTCTACACCCAGCTCGGCTCCAGCATCGAGCCGATGCGCCGGGTGATCGCCATGCTGACCATCCTGGCCGACGTCCAGGCGCGCACCGGCACCGACTCGCTGTCGCACCTCGCCGCCTGGGTGGTGTCGCTGCTCGACCCGGCCTTCCGCCGCTTTCACAGCCGGCCGCACCAGGACAACGTGCGCAAGCAGGCCGACTCCGCGGCCCACAACGGGCGCCTCGGCGATCTGCTGAAGATCGTCGACGATCCGGAGGCGTTGCGCCGCGACAAGCTGGAGTTCGAGGCCGGCCAGATCGCCTACCGCGAGGCCGACGCCGAGATCAACAAGCTGCGGCAGAGCATCGGCGACCGGAACAGCATCATCGAATCCTCCGGACGGCAGGTGGCGGCCATCGTGTCGAGCCTGCTGTCCACGATTCTGGTCGGCGGCATCATCCTCTTCTTCGCCTTCTGA
- a CDS encoding adenylosuccinate synthase, producing MANVAVVGAQWGDEGKGKIVDWLSSRADVVVRFQGGHNAGHTLVINGVTYKLSLLPSGVVRPNKLSIIGNGVVFDPWAFIREVTAIKSQGVDVSPATLQVAENVPLILPVHSALDKAREEARGAGKIGTTGRGIGPAYEDKVARRAIRLCDLGDEAVLKEKVDALLAHHNLLLRGLGAPEMTPADILDPLREITPQVLPYASVVWKTLDELRRAGKRILFEGAQGQMLDIDHGTYPYVTSSNTVAGNAAAGSGMGPRAVGYVLGICKAYTTRVGSGPFPTELFDDVGELIGQRGKEFGVVTGRKRRCGWFDAVMVRQAVKTGGIDGIAMTKLDVLDGFDEIKVCVGYRLDGQELDYFPANAGAQARVEPIYETFEGWKDSTQGARSWAELPAQAVKYVRHVEELIQAPVALLSTSPERDDTILMNDPFQD from the coding sequence ATGGCCAACGTGGCGGTGGTCGGCGCCCAGTGGGGCGACGAGGGCAAGGGCAAGATCGTCGACTGGCTGTCCAGCCGGGCCGACGTGGTGGTGCGCTTCCAGGGCGGTCACAACGCCGGCCACACGCTGGTGATCAACGGCGTGACGTACAAGCTGAGCCTGCTGCCTTCGGGCGTGGTTCGGCCGAACAAGCTGTCGATCATCGGCAACGGCGTCGTCTTCGACCCCTGGGCCTTCATCCGCGAAGTGACGGCGATCAAGAGCCAGGGCGTGGACGTGTCCCCCGCCACGCTCCAGGTCGCCGAGAACGTTCCGCTGATCCTTCCGGTCCACAGCGCGCTCGACAAGGCGCGCGAGGAGGCCCGCGGCGCCGGCAAGATCGGCACGACCGGCCGCGGCATCGGCCCGGCCTATGAGGACAAGGTGGCCCGCCGGGCCATCCGCCTGTGCGACCTCGGCGACGAGGCGGTGCTGAAGGAGAAGGTGGACGCCCTGCTGGCCCACCACAACCTGCTGCTCCGCGGCCTGGGCGCACCGGAGATGACCCCGGCCGACATCCTGGACCCGCTGCGCGAGATCACCCCGCAGGTGCTGCCCTACGCGTCGGTCGTCTGGAAGACGCTGGACGAGCTGCGCCGCGCGGGCAAGCGCATCCTGTTCGAAGGCGCGCAGGGCCAGATGCTCGACATCGACCACGGCACCTATCCGTACGTCACCTCCTCCAACACGGTGGCCGGCAACGCCGCCGCCGGCAGCGGCATGGGCCCGCGCGCCGTCGGCTATGTGCTGGGCATCTGCAAGGCCTACACGACGCGCGTCGGCTCCGGCCCGTTCCCGACCGAGCTGTTCGACGACGTCGGCGAGCTGATCGGCCAGCGCGGCAAGGAGTTCGGCGTGGTCACCGGGCGCAAGCGCCGCTGCGGCTGGTTCGACGCCGTGATGGTGCGCCAGGCTGTGAAGACCGGCGGCATCGACGGCATCGCCATGACCAAGCTGGACGTGCTGGACGGCTTCGACGAGATCAAGGTGTGCGTCGGCTACCGTCTGGACGGGCAGGAGCTGGATTACTTCCCGGCCAACGCCGGCGCCCAGGCCCGCGTCGAGCCGATCTACGAGACCTTCGAGGGTTGGAAGGACAGCACCCAGGGCGCCCGCTCCTGGGCGGAGCTGCCGGCCCAGGCGGTGAAGTACGTCCGTCATGTGGAAGAGCTGATCCAGGCTCCGGTGGCCCTGCTGTCCACCAGCCCGGAACGCGACGACACCATCCTGATGAACGACCCGTTCCAGGATTGA
- a CDS encoding radical SAM/SPASM domain-containing protein — translation MTDVSTETAATANIPYGRHRDRNDLSRVLPLTTPFSLLIDPSNGCNFRCVFCATGNPDLLKEIGRPRGAMKFDLFRKIADDIAEFDAPIKSVHLYKDGEPLVNTRIEHMVHRLKSQGLARHVEMTSNGSLLTPERADALLAAGLDAMRVSVYGASDAMYKRVTRRFDRFRTIVDNVAYLYRRKTELGRDFHLHCKIINVELTEEERQSFIDTFTPIADSLFVHPLHGEALAEESAFAAAPDTARKVCSEPFLKLAINFNGEVSVCCADWRMGTIVGNVAEESLRDIWNGERLRDFRLKHLEGRRDEIEACRGCSYVQTLPADNNLDGFAADLIAKYRA, via the coding sequence ATGACCGACGTGAGCACCGAAACGGCCGCCACCGCGAACATCCCCTACGGCCGCCACCGCGACCGCAACGACCTGTCGCGGGTGCTGCCGCTGACCACGCCCTTCTCGCTGCTGATCGATCCGTCGAATGGCTGCAACTTCCGCTGCGTCTTTTGCGCCACCGGCAACCCCGACCTGCTGAAGGAAATCGGCCGGCCGCGCGGCGCCATGAAGTTCGACCTGTTCCGCAAGATCGCCGACGACATCGCCGAATTCGACGCGCCGATCAAATCCGTCCACCTCTACAAGGACGGCGAGCCGCTGGTGAACACGCGGATCGAACACATGGTCCATCGTCTGAAGTCGCAGGGCCTTGCCCGCCATGTCGAGATGACCAGCAACGGCTCCCTGCTGACGCCGGAGCGGGCGGACGCCCTCCTGGCCGCCGGGCTGGACGCCATGCGCGTCTCCGTCTACGGGGCCAGCGACGCCATGTACAAGCGGGTAACCCGGCGCTTCGACCGCTTCCGGACCATCGTGGACAACGTGGCCTATCTTTACCGCCGCAAGACCGAGCTGGGCCGCGATTTCCATCTCCACTGCAAGATCATCAACGTGGAGTTGACGGAGGAGGAGCGGCAGAGCTTCATCGACACTTTCACGCCGATCGCCGACAGCCTGTTCGTCCATCCCCTGCATGGCGAAGCGCTGGCCGAGGAGAGCGCCTTCGCCGCCGCCCCCGACACGGCCCGCAAGGTGTGCTCCGAGCCCTTCCTGAAGCTGGCCATCAACTTCAACGGCGAAGTGTCGGTGTGCTGCGCCGACTGGCGCATGGGGACCATCGTCGGCAACGTCGCCGAGGAGTCGCTGCGCGACATCTGGAACGGCGAGCGGCTGCGCGATTTCCGGCTGAAGCATCTGGAAGGCCGGCGCGACGAGATCGAAGCCTGCCGCGGCTGCTCCTACGTCCAGACCCTGCCCGCCGACAACAATCTGGACGGCTTCGCCGCGGACCTCATCGCCAAATACCGGGCTTGA